Genomic DNA from Kluyveromyces lactis strain NRRL Y-1140 chromosome C complete sequence:
AGAATAAAACAGAAGCGACAATACCGACACCAGCGCCTAAAGCAGTCTTAGCGACTACATTGGATAAGACAACGTCCCATCTTTTATCCAAAATAGAAGGTACAGCTTTGGTGGTTTGAACTTGTTCGGACATGACTGAGTTGCTAATTTTGTTAAAATTTACTTGATTCCAAAGTACCACagatgatatcaattgCCAATACCCCAGGTATTCTTACCGAAAGTGTCTTAACCTATGGCAAACAACGGCTGTTTTCTTCGTCTTAATTattcatttttcaagaatcaactatttctttcaattccaattgGGCTTAGAATCTATTTCCTGCGCAAACCACGGTAAAAGACGCAATAGTTATATACTTTCTCCGGGTAACAGCTCATTATTTCTTCGAAATCGAGAAACATTGCGACACTACTACAGTGTGCCGATGGATCAGATATAGGTGTCAAAAAAGTTTGCAGTGCATAGAAAAAATGGTATGGTATATCTAATGTCTCCATCATGTATTTCTTATTTTCGAATTTTATGCTGCGTATATAGGAGATCATAATTAAATTAATACCAAATCATATACTTTACAGATAGTTTACAAACGAGCATGATCATAGTTACAACAACAACTCTTGCAGCAAGATAATTATTAGATATGAcattttgatgaattttCGAGTAGGTTCTGATGGAATCAATTTACTGTTTGTTTCGAACAATAAATCATGATATTACCATCCATgttcaaaaaataaaaaaaagccCCCGTAATAAAAGTAAGAAAGCTATGCGGCTCCCAGATCGAGCAACTAACATTAATAGTGTCTACAATGCTATCATATTTTTCAGAAGCCCGTCTATCGTAAAGAACATTTTTGTATCTATCATGTCAGAAATTTAACTGTCACTGACTTCTTCTCTAGGAAATGTTTCTCTGGGATCCTCCACAGAATTATATTTTATaaaaaagttggaaaaaagaagacatCAGATTCAGTACTTTTGAATCAGTTCGGTAGTTTTGCCGTTAGAGAAGTAAACAATAGGATAACTCATGCGTAACGTATTAGCCAACTTGCGTTTTAAGTCAGCTACTTCGTTAGTTGTTATACCGACGTTAGCGTTTGCCAGTTTCCAATTTAACGCTATAAGGAGCATAATGACGAAAACtgattttgttgttccaCAAGCCGCTCCATCCTGGAACTATACTACGGAAGAGCTTTTGAAACAGACTCATGAGGCAATTGATTCTTCAAACGAACTATTGGATAGTTTGGAATCTATTTCCAACCCTTCAGTGGAGAACTTTGTAACGCCGTATCTACATCATGAAAACACAATCTCCCCTCTTTTTAACCAGCTGACATTTTTACAACATGTGTCTTCTGACAAAGAATTGAGAGATACGTCAACAAAGGTGACAGAACTGATTGAAAACTTTGGAATTGAATCTTCCTTGAGGTTCAAGCTTTTCAGGCAGTTTGACATAGTGTGGAACCAATTGAAGGACGACGCTCAATTCAAAAAGGACCATTTTGAGATCTATAAGTTTGTAGAGAAATGTCATAAGGACTTTTTGAGATCTGGGTTGAACTTACctgaagaacaaagagATAAggtcaaagaaatcaagaaaaagatatCGAATAACTCCTTGCAATTTTCGAAGAATTTGGGTGAACAAAATGAATTCATAACATTcacaaaagaagaacttatTGGGGTGTCTGAAAACGTGATGAAACAATTCGAGACAGTTGACGAGGATGGTATCACAAAATATAAGGTCACATTCAAGTACCCCGATATTTTCCCGGTGCTAAAGTCTGCTAAGAATGCTGAGACCAGGAAGAGAGCCTTCATTGGTGATCAAAACAAAGTACCACAAAATGAGGCCTTGTTTCTGGAAACTTTGCAGTTAAGAAATGATTTGGCTGAGCTTCTTAACTACGACTCGTATGCAGATTATAACCTTGACATTAAAATGGCGAAGAAGGAGGAGGCTGTCTTGACATTTTTGAATGACTTGAAGAATAAGTTGAAACCATTAGGTGAAAAGGAACTtacaaaattgaaaaatttgaaggaagaGGAATGTAAAGAGCTAAATACTCCATACGATAGAAGATACTATATTTGGGATAATCGTTACTATGATAATCAatacttgaagaaaaactTCCAAATCGACGAGGAAAAAATTGCAGAATATTTCCCATTAGAATCCACTATTAAGGGTATGCTACAAATCTACGAGACggttttgaaattaaaattCATTGAGGAGGACAATGGGGACACATGGCATCCAGATGTAAAAAAGCTTTCCGTGTGGAAGATGGACGATAACTTTCCATCATTTGTAGGCTGGATTTACTTCGATTTACATCCAAGAGAAGGAAAATACGGACATGCCGCCAATTTCGGAATCAGTTCTTCCTTCCTCAAATCTGACGGGTCTAGGTCTTACCCTGTAACTGCTCTAGTGTGCAACTTCTCGAAGCCAACCAAAGATAAACCAGCTCTATTAAAACATAGCGAATTGACAACTTTCTTCCATGAACTAGGTCACGGTATTCACGATCTTGTGGGGGGAAACGATATTGGTAGGTTTAATGGACCAAGTGCAACTCCATGGGATTTCGTGGAAGCTCCATCTCAAATGTTAGAATTCTGGACCTGGaataaaaaagaacttAAATCCTTATCCAAACATTATCAAACAGAAGAGAAGATCCCGGACTCTCTTTTAGACTCTTTAGTCCGTACAAAGCATATCAATGGTGCTCTCTTTGCGTTAAGGCAATTGCATTTTGGTTTATTTGACATGAAAGTTCACACTACTAAAGACATCTCTAAGTTAAACGTCACTGAATTATGGAATTCTTTAAGAGAAGAGATTTGCCTAATTGATAATGGGGATATTCAAACGAAGggtttcaattctttcgGACATATAATGTCTGATTCTTACTCCGCTGGGTACTATGGATACATGTGGGCGGATGTTTTTGCGTCAGATATGTACTATACCAAATTTTTGGAGGACCCGTTGAATAGCGATGTGGGCGTTCAGTACAGGGATATAATCTTGGCACGCGGCGGGCTATACGAAATCGAAGATAATCTCACGGAATTTTTGGGCAGAAAGCCAAACAACAAAGCATTCTTAAAGGAATTAGGTTTGTAAAGTTCCATACATTTATAGGCTAATTTGATAGCTACTCGATACAAACTTCAAAACTGTTGCCGCACTTGAAATCAACTCAAGTGCCCTTTTAAATTTCAACGAGAGATTAATCTTGAATATGTCTATAGAGACGATGATCATATACAGTAAATCCTGTAGCAGATCCATGCATAAAGACCTAATCTTTAGGCTCAATTGGTTGCTCTCGGCCAGAATTTTTTCCTTGACCAGCTTTTTAAAGCCTGGGGAGTATGTTGAGGCAATATTCATACattcttttcgaagttTTAATTTCAGCCTAATCAGCGTATATAATCGAGTCAATGATCGTCTTAtcgaaagaagaaggctCACCAACCATACTTTCGAGCCAATGTCCCCTTTATTTAACTTTTGATATAAGAAATTGGTATCGCTTATTATTCCAAAGCTTCGTAGTAGGTACAAATCATcgaaaaatgaagaaacagaGGTCAAGCTATCTATTAGCAAATCTTCAAGTGAATTTGAAGGGGCATCTTCGTTGGCAATTAATGATTTTATAGTCTTAGTTGCATCAAGCAACTTTTCTGTGTCGTCCTCCTTATCCCCACACATTTTTTGATTATACCTCACAATGGACCTTCCGATTCAATGTTATTGAGCTGAATTGGTCTAACGTTTAGATCAGTTGATAGAGGTGTGACTGCATTGTTATCGTCtccttcattttttttttttagatGTTCTTTTTGAGCTCTATTATGACATTGAATCATCAATTAACAATTCAATAGGAATTTTTTCTAATGTTCAcgtgaaagaaaaaataataacatTGCAGCCATCTGGTGGACTGTCCGAACGATAATATTTTTAGATCACGAAAGTTATAACCAGAGTAATAGTGTGGAGTACTATCAAGAAGTTCCCAATCAATACACTAACTCttataaaataaaattatCAGGTGTTACCGAACTAAACACATGTACATAACGATACCTAGGCAGAACAGCCATCTCTTAACACGTTTCGGCTATAAAATAACAGATAAGTGAAACAACTGTCACCAGGaaaatcacgtgacaacCATCATGGCAGAAAAAACTACCTCAACTGATATCTCGTACTCATTGGAGACCCGTCCAATCATTCACATATCTCCAGAAAGCAACTTTTTGGAAAGTTTTGCTCTTCCATTTTCTACTTATCTTCTAGTCATGTCACCAACACAACAGAGTACAGAAGAATCAAGCAACTATAATTACCCGGTCTGTCCGGACAAAGTTGCTGTGTTACTCCCATGTGTTTTTTGGACCAAAATAAGAGAAAAACCTGCTAACAACCAAATTTTATATCGATATACGATCATGATTGGCATCACTATGTACCTACTGGCGAGGCCTACCCTATGGTACTATTTTCATTGTAGTTACATCACAAAGAATGTAGTTTTCTCTGTATTTGTTCTCTATGATCCTCGCCACCACGGGCGTCCTTTTTGCCACCTGTCCCAATTTTCATCTCCCTTTTTGTATTACCCTCTCTAAATTTCTCCTTTGGACCAATCATATCGCAGTATCACCTCTTCATTTTGTGAACAGATTGTTTAGTTTCAGATTGTCCGCCTTTTTTCTGCCTTGTCCTAACcacattttcaaaaaaataatttcttctaaTTGCTTCTTGTTCATAATTTCTCCCAGAAATTTTTTTGGGGGCcgttttttttatcaaaatttctATTTTTTAATTAGTATATTACTACCCATCTATTTTCCTCAAGATTTCTCTCCCGTTCAGTTTCcatttcactttttttttttcccgATTAGTTTCAAAACCCTCAGGACGGtgtgaaatcaaagatatTACCCGGACTGATCACGTGAGACAAGtc
This window encodes:
- a CDS encoding uncharacterized protein (no similarity) encodes the protein MAEKTTSTDISYSLETRPIIHISPESNFLESFALPFSTYLLVMSPTQQSTEESSNYNYPVCPDKVAVLLPCVFWTKIREKPANNQILYRYTIMIGITMYLLARPTLWYYFHCSYITKNVVFSVFVLYDPRHHGRPFCHLSQFSSPFLYYPL
- the MIC10 gene encoding Mic10p (similar to uniprot|Q96VH5 Saccharomyces cerevisiae YCL057C-A) — its product is MSEQVQTTKAVPSILDKRWDVVLSNVVAKTALGAGVGIVASVLFFKRRAFPVWVGVGFGLGRGYAEGDAIFRTNAGLRKVNA
- the PRD1 gene encoding metalloendopeptidase (similar to uniprot|P25375 Saccharomyces cerevisiae YCL057W PRD1 Zinc metalloendopeptidase found in the cytoplasm and intermembrane space of mitochondria), with the protein product MRNVLANLRFKSATSLVVIPTLAFASFQFNAIRSIMTKTDFVVPQAAPSWNYTTEELLKQTHEAIDSSNELLDSLESISNPSVENFVTPYLHHENTISPLFNQLTFLQHVSSDKELRDTSTKVTELIENFGIESSLRFKLFRQFDIVWNQLKDDAQFKKDHFEIYKFVEKCHKDFLRSGLNLPEEQRDKVKEIKKKISNNSLQFSKNLGEQNEFITFTKEELIGVSENVMKQFETVDEDGITKYKVTFKYPDIFPVLKSAKNAETRKRAFIGDQNKVPQNEALFLETLQLRNDLAELLNYDSYADYNLDIKMAKKEEAVLTFLNDLKNKLKPLGEKELTKLKNLKEEECKELNTPYDRRYYIWDNRYYDNQYLKKNFQIDEEKIAEYFPLESTIKGMLQIYETVLKLKFIEEDNGDTWHPDVKKLSVWKMDDNFPSFVGWIYFDLHPREGKYGHAANFGISSSFLKSDGSRSYPVTALVCNFSKPTKDKPALLKHSELTTFFHELGHGIHDLVGGNDIGRFNGPSATPWDFVEAPSQMLEFWTWNKKELKSLSKHYQTEEKIPDSLLDSLVRTKHINGALFALRQLHFGLFDMKVHTTKDISKLNVTELWNSLREEICLIDNGDIQTKGFNSFGHIMSDSYSAGYYGYMWADVFASDMYYTKFLEDPLNSDVGVQYRDIILARGGLYEIEDNLTEFLGRKPNNKAFLKELGL
- the PEX34 gene encoding Pex34p (conserved hypothetical protein), which codes for MCGDKEDDTEKLLDATKTIKSLIANEDAPSNSLEDLLIDSLTSVSSFFDDLYLLRSFGIISDTNFLYQKLNKGDIGSKVWLVSLLLSIRRSLTRLYTLIRLKLKLRKECMNIASTYSPGFKKLVKEKILAESNQLSLKIRSLCMDLLQDLLYMIIVSIDIFKINLSLKFKRALELISSAATVLKFVSSSYQISL